The following proteins are co-located in the Phreatobacter oligotrophus genome:
- a CDS encoding type III PLP-dependent enzyme: MTDRIREFLRNRREDGPILVVDLEVVAENFTKFARALPDTRVFYAVKANPAPEILNLLAEMGSCFDCASVVEIEQALATGVAADRVSFGNTIKKEKDVARALQYGVRLFAVDCEAEVEKIARQAAAIGAKDVKVFCRFLQDCEGAEWPLSRKFGCAAEMAPRVLEHAHRLGLVAYGLSFHVGSQQTNMGAWDEALTTASSIFATLAERGIELKMVNMGGGFPTRYLKDVPAAEAYGASIFEALTKHFGNRIPETIIEPGRGMVGNAGIIESEVVLISKKSDEDEVRWVYLDIGKFHGLAETMDEAIRYPIRTDRDGDAVAPCVLAGPTCDSVDVMYEKKPYDLPVSLSIGDKVLIEATGAYTTTYSTVGFNGFAPLASVCI; this comes from the coding sequence ATGACCGACCGCATCCGCGAGTTCCTCCGCAACCGCCGTGAGGATGGCCCGATCCTCGTCGTCGACCTCGAGGTCGTCGCCGAGAACTTCACCAAATTCGCCCGCGCCCTGCCCGACACCCGCGTGTTCTACGCGGTGAAGGCCAATCCGGCGCCGGAGATCCTCAACCTCCTCGCCGAGATGGGCTCCTGCTTCGACTGCGCTTCCGTGGTCGAGATCGAGCAGGCGCTCGCCACCGGCGTCGCCGCCGACCGCGTCTCCTTCGGCAACACGATCAAGAAGGAGAAGGACGTCGCCCGTGCCCTCCAGTACGGCGTGCGTCTCTTCGCCGTCGATTGCGAGGCCGAGGTCGAGAAGATCGCCCGCCAGGCCGCCGCCATCGGCGCCAAGGACGTCAAGGTCTTCTGCCGCTTCCTGCAGGACTGCGAGGGCGCCGAGTGGCCGCTCTCCCGCAAGTTCGGCTGCGCGGCGGAGATGGCCCCGCGCGTCCTCGAGCACGCCCACCGGCTCGGCCTCGTCGCCTACGGCCTGTCGTTCCATGTCGGCTCGCAGCAGACCAACATGGGCGCCTGGGACGAGGCCCTGACGACCGCTTCCTCGATCTTTGCCACGCTCGCCGAGCGCGGCATCGAGCTGAAGATGGTCAACATGGGCGGCGGCTTCCCGACCCGCTACCTCAAGGACGTTCCGGCGGCGGAAGCCTATGGCGCGTCCATCTTCGAGGCGCTGACCAAGCATTTCGGCAACCGCATCCCGGAGACGATCATCGAGCCGGGTCGCGGCATGGTCGGCAATGCCGGCATCATCGAGTCCGAGGTCGTGCTCATCTCGAAGAAGTCGGACGAGGACGAGGTGCGCTGGGTCTATCTCGACATCGGCAAGTTCCATGGCCTCGCCGAGACCATGGACGAGGCGATCCGCTATCCGATCCGCACGGATCGCGACGGCGACGCCGTCGCTCCTTGCGTGCTGGCCGGCCCGACCTGCGATTCGGTCGACGTGATGTACGAGAAGAAGCCCTACGACCTGCCCGTGTCGCTCTCCATCGGCGACAAGGTGCTGATCGAGGCGACCGGCGCCTACACCACGACCTATTCCACGGTCGGCTTCAACGGCTTCGCGCCGCTGGCTAGCGTCTGCATCTGA
- a CDS encoding GTP cyclohydrolase II, protein MSVNKSGHIRLTSHPGAGTPSRFALNWGAADPRQRGPVVATVNAGPDRNAIGTHGGSYALYRALAVSAGALNPIQRPDLTNTHPVVNIGPFPQWSEPGRIVSIDPFGHLVGEIFRPEIAEGVDIRPSIAITKARLTLPELKDAIGTRLPVDGTIVRDSGDIACVKIAIDPVWYLPGIAERFGTSETNLRRTLFEQTGGMYPELVTRPDMSVFLPPIGNTTVYLFGDVAKLGDPSTFISGRLHDECNGSDVFGSDICTCRPYLVHGIEEAARDAQKGGVGFIVYNRKEGRALGEVTKFLVYNARKRQEGGDQAATYFERTECVAGVQDARFQQLMPDVMHWLGIRRIDRFMSMSNMKYDALVAAGVDVVERVPIPAELVPDDASVEMEAKKAAGYFTPAPPPSQDDLTRVVGRKIEDF, encoded by the coding sequence ATGAGCGTCAACAAGTCGGGTCACATCAGGCTGACCTCGCATCCGGGCGCCGGCACGCCCTCCCGCTTCGCCCTGAACTGGGGCGCCGCCGATCCCCGACAGCGCGGCCCCGTGGTCGCCACCGTCAATGCCGGCCCCGATCGCAACGCCATCGGCACCCATGGCGGCTCCTATGCGCTCTATCGGGCACTCGCCGTCTCCGCCGGCGCGCTCAATCCGATCCAGCGGCCCGATCTCACCAACACCCACCCCGTGGTGAATATCGGGCCCTTCCCGCAATGGTCCGAGCCCGGCCGCATCGTGTCGATCGATCCCTTCGGCCACCTCGTCGGCGAGATCTTCCGCCCCGAAATCGCCGAGGGCGTCGACATCCGCCCCTCCATCGCCATCACCAAGGCGCGGCTGACCCTGCCCGAGCTGAAGGACGCCATCGGCACGCGGCTGCCGGTCGACGGCACGATCGTCCGCGACAGCGGCGACATTGCCTGCGTGAAGATCGCCATCGACCCGGTCTGGTACCTGCCCGGCATCGCCGAGCGCTTCGGCACCTCGGAGACCAACCTGCGCCGCACCCTCTTCGAGCAGACCGGCGGCATGTATCCCGAACTGGTGACGCGCCCGGACATGAGCGTCTTCCTGCCGCCCATCGGCAACACCACCGTCTATCTCTTCGGCGATGTGGCGAAGCTCGGCGACCCCAGCACCTTCATTTCCGGCCGGCTCCACGACGAATGCAACGGCTCCGACGTCTTCGGCTCGGACATCTGCACCTGCCGCCCCTATCTCGTGCACGGCATCGAGGAGGCGGCCCGCGACGCCCAGAAGGGCGGCGTCGGCTTCATCGTCTATAACCGCAAGGAAGGCCGGGCCCTCGGCGAGGTGACGAAGTTCCTCGTCTACAATGCCCGCAAGCGGCAGGAAGGCGGCGACCAAGCCGCCACCTATTTCGAGCGCACCGAATGCGTCGCCGGCGTGCAGGACGCGCGGTTCCAGCAGCTGATGCCCGACGTCATGCACTGGCTTGGCATCCGCCGCATCGACCGCTTCATGTCCATGTCGAACATGAAATACGACGCTCTTGTCGCCGCTGGCGTCGACGTGGTGGAGCGCGTGCCGATCCCGGCCGAACTCGTCCCCGATGACGCCTCCGTGGAGATGGAGGCGAAGAAGGCCGCCGGCTATTTCACCCCGGCCCCGCCGCCCTCGCAGGACGACCTCACCCGCGTCGTCGGCCGCAAGATCGAAGATTTCTGA
- a CDS encoding cation:proton antiporter has translation MAAAVELAAYKDALIILASTAVTVPLLKRIGISPALAFLSIGLIAGPSVLGGLSATYPWLAWFAVSDSKQMAAFAELGVVFLLFLIGLELSYERLTRMKKLVLGLGSLQVLVTASIIVLAAWWLGRPVAAALIIGGGLALSSTAVVVEYLAEQRRLTTTTGRATFAILLMQDLAVIPLLFLVVALSQRGEEGSVLFGLAMALVQGAAAVAIVVLVGRRVLRPFLRLVAAMHEPQVFTAAAILIAIGTGLLTAAFGVSMALGAFVAGLLIAETEFRRAIEATLEPFKGILLGVFFFSVGLSLDLPAVIASPGTFGAALAALIVLKIAVIVPLGRAFGLSWIVAFRTALLLGPAGEFAFVLMQQATGSGVVAPEVGSFIVTLTALSMATVPFLDKLGALVARRVEKKAAPDPELTVAPPVATGRRVIVVGYGRVGQLVCEMLKTHGVPYIAVDRDAREIADLRRQGHDVYFGDANNHAFLEQCGVRDAASLVLTLHTEGALDEIAQIARALNPKLTIIARARDADHAKRLYRLGVTDAVPETIEASLQLSEAVLFDLGVPAGKVIASVHERRDVFRRELQDAGVDEARVRNAVRSSHPGSGVRGAPLPAERS, from the coding sequence ATGGCCGCCGCGGTTGAGCTCGCAGCCTATAAGGACGCGCTGATCATCCTCGCCTCGACGGCGGTGACGGTCCCCCTGCTCAAGCGCATCGGCATCAGCCCCGCCCTCGCCTTCCTGAGCATCGGCCTCATCGCCGGGCCGTCGGTGCTCGGCGGCCTCTCCGCCACCTATCCCTGGCTCGCCTGGTTCGCCGTCTCCGACAGCAAGCAGATGGCCGCCTTCGCCGAACTCGGCGTTGTCTTCCTGCTCTTCCTCATCGGCCTCGAACTCTCCTACGAGCGCCTCACCCGCATGAAGAAGCTGGTGCTCGGCCTCGGTTCGCTGCAGGTGCTGGTCACGGCCTCCATCATCGTCCTTGCCGCCTGGTGGCTCGGCCGGCCAGTCGCCGCCGCCCTCATCATCGGCGGCGGCCTGGCGCTCTCGTCCACCGCCGTGGTGGTGGAATATCTCGCCGAGCAGCGGCGGCTCACCACCACGACCGGCCGCGCCACCTTCGCCATCCTGCTGATGCAGGATCTCGCGGTGATCCCCCTGCTCTTCCTCGTCGTCGCCCTGTCGCAGCGGGGCGAGGAGGGTTCAGTCCTCTTCGGCCTCGCCATGGCCCTCGTCCAGGGCGCCGCGGCCGTCGCCATCGTCGTGCTGGTCGGACGGCGGGTCCTGCGCCCGTTCCTGCGTCTGGTCGCGGCGATGCACGAGCCGCAGGTCTTCACCGCGGCCGCCATCCTCATCGCCATCGGCACCGGGCTGCTCACCGCCGCCTTCGGCGTCTCCATGGCGCTCGGCGCCTTCGTCGCCGGCCTGCTCATCGCCGAGACGGAATTCCGCCGCGCCATCGAGGCGACGCTGGAGCCCTTCAAGGGCATCCTGCTCGGCGTCTTCTTCTTCTCGGTGGGCCTGTCGCTGGACCTGCCCGCCGTCATCGCCAGCCCGGGCACCTTCGGCGCCGCTCTGGCTGCGCTCATCGTGCTGAAGATCGCCGTCATCGTGCCGCTGGGCCGCGCCTTCGGCCTCAGCTGGATCGTCGCCTTCCGCACCGCGCTGCTGCTCGGGCCGGCGGGCGAATTCGCCTTCGTCCTGATGCAGCAGGCGACGGGAAGCGGCGTTGTCGCACCCGAGGTCGGCTCCTTCATCGTCACGCTGACGGCGCTGAGCATGGCGACCGTGCCCTTCCTCGACAAGCTCGGCGCCCTCGTCGCCCGCCGCGTCGAAAAGAAGGCGGCGCCCGACCCCGAGCTCACCGTCGCCCCTCCCGTGGCGACTGGTCGCCGCGTCATCGTCGTCGGCTATGGCCGCGTCGGCCAGCTCGTCTGCGAGATGCTGAAGACCCACGGCGTGCCCTATATCGCCGTCGACCGCGACGCCCGCGAGATCGCCGATCTCCGCCGCCAAGGGCACGACGTCTATTTCGGCGATGCCAACAACCACGCCTTCCTGGAACAGTGTGGCGTGCGCGACGCCGCATCCCTCGTGCTCACGCTGCACACGGAGGGCGCGCTCGACGAGATCGCGCAGATTGCCCGCGCCCTGAACCCGAAGCTCACCATCATCGCCCGCGCCCGCGACGCCGACCACGCCAAGCGCCTCTACCGCCTTGGCGTGACCGACGCGGTCCCCGAGACGATCGAGGCGAGCCTGCAGCTCTCCGAAGCCGTGCTCTTCGACCTCGGCGTCCCCGCCGGCAAGGTCATCGCATCGGTGCACGAGCGTCGCGACGTGTTCCGCCGCGAACTCCAGGACGCCGGCGTGGACGAGGCGCGGGTGCGCAATGCGGTGCGCTCCAGCCATCCCGGATCCGGCGTCCGCGGTGCCCCCTTGCCGGCGGAGCGAAGCTGA
- a CDS encoding URC4/urg3 family protein — MLDAPRAARALLTASAVRERSAKMLDLGMAGELSAFTVDMDRLPAAADLVVEVIRGNYPDLAIPFHARWRHFRAGPHDLGADLLARIADPAERGRTAFDLAIVSVLLDAGAGMAWRYRDAATGVELSKSEGLAVASLRMFEAGAFADDGVSARADAARLAALTAGDIARGFQVSDTNPLVGLEGRASLLARLGTTASANPQVFATRDTPRPGGLFDHLAAQAEGGRLPATAILAGVLAHLGPIWPSRVTLGGIALGDCWHHAKIRAGDASDGLIPFHKLSQWLSYSLIEPLESAGITVTHIDGLTGLPEYRNGGLFVDMGVLALRDPAAATAANTVDSALVVEWRGLTVALLDAIAPLVRQRLGLSAEAFPLARVLEGGTWAAGRRLARERRDDGGPPIRVVSDGTVF, encoded by the coding sequence ATGCTCGACGCACCGCGCGCCGCCCGCGCGCTGCTGACCGCTTCCGCCGTGCGCGAGCGCTCGGCCAAGATGCTCGACCTCGGCATGGCCGGGGAGCTCTCCGCCTTCACCGTGGACATGGACCGCCTGCCCGCGGCGGCCGATCTCGTGGTCGAGGTGATCCGCGGCAACTATCCGGATCTCGCCATCCCGTTTCATGCCCGCTGGCGGCATTTCCGCGCCGGCCCGCATGATCTTGGCGCGGACCTTCTCGCCCGCATCGCCGATCCGGCGGAGCGCGGCCGCACCGCCTTCGACCTCGCCATCGTCTCGGTCCTGCTCGATGCCGGCGCCGGCATGGCCTGGCGCTATCGCGACGCGGCGACCGGCGTCGAACTGTCGAAATCGGAAGGCCTGGCGGTCGCCTCGCTGCGCATGTTCGAGGCCGGCGCCTTCGCCGACGATGGCGTGAGCGCCCGCGCCGATGCCGCCCGCCTCGCCGCCCTCACCGCCGGGGACATCGCCCGCGGCTTCCAGGTCTCTGACACCAACCCGCTGGTCGGCCTCGAGGGCCGCGCCAGCCTCCTCGCCCGCCTCGGCACCACGGCGAGCGCGAACCCGCAGGTCTTCGCCACCCGCGACACGCCCCGCCCCGGCGGCCTTTTCGACCATCTGGCAGCCCAGGCCGAGGGCGGCCGCCTGCCAGCCACCGCCATCCTCGCAGGCGTCCTCGCCCATCTCGGTCCGATCTGGCCAAGCCGCGTCACCCTCGGCGGCATTGCGCTGGGCGATTGCTGGCACCATGCGAAGATCCGCGCAGGCGATGCCAGCGACGGGCTCATCCCCTTCCACAAGCTGTCGCAATGGCTCTCCTATTCGCTCATCGAGCCGCTGGAGAGCGCCGGCATCACCGTCACCCACATCGACGGGCTGACCGGCCTGCCGGAATATCGCAATGGCGGGCTCTTCGTGGACATGGGCGTGCTCGCCCTGCGCGATCCCGCCGCCGCGACCGCGGCCAACACCGTCGACAGCGCCCTGGTCGTCGAATGGCGCGGTCTTACCGTCGCTCTCCTCGATGCCATCGCGCCGCTGGTGCGCCAGCGCCTCGGCCTGTCAGCCGAGGCCTTCCCGCTCGCCCGCGTGCTCGAAGGCGGAACCTGGGCCGCCGGCCGACGCCTCGCCCGCGAGCGCCGCGACGATGGCGGCCCACCGATCCGGGTCGTCAGCGACGGGACCGTCTTCTAA
- the upp gene encoding uracil phosphoribosyltransferase: protein MNTVTVVDHPLVQHKLTLMRDKNRSTKGFRQLLHEIGMLLCYEVTRDLPLEMTEIETPLQTMMAPQIGGKKLVFAPILRAGLGFVDGMLELVPSARVAHIGLYRDPATLTAVEYYFKAPEDVADRLVIVIDPMLATANSAIAAVERLKERGVQNLRFVCLLAAPEGVAKFHAHHPDVGIWTASIDSHLNDHGYIVPGLGDAGDRMFGTK, encoded by the coding sequence ATGAACACCGTGACCGTCGTCGATCATCCGCTGGTGCAGCACAAGCTCACCCTGATGCGCGACAAGAACCGCTCCACCAAGGGCTTCCGCCAGCTGCTGCACGAGATCGGCATGCTGCTCTGCTACGAGGTGACGCGCGACCTGCCGCTCGAAATGACGGAGATCGAGACGCCGCTCCAGACGATGATGGCGCCGCAGATCGGCGGCAAGAAGCTGGTCTTCGCGCCGATCCTGCGCGCCGGTCTCGGCTTCGTCGACGGCATGCTGGAGCTCGTCCCCTCCGCCCGCGTCGCCCATATCGGCCTCTACCGCGACCCCGCGACCCTCACGGCCGTCGAGTACTATTTCAAGGCGCCTGAAGACGTCGCCGACCGTCTCGTCATCGTCATCGACCCGATGCTGGCGACGGCCAATTCGGCGATCGCGGCGGTGGAGCGGCTGAAGGAGCGCGGCGTGCAGAACCTGCGCTTCGTCTGCCTGCTGGCCGCCCCCGAGGGTGTCGCCAAGTTCCACGCTCACCATCCCGATGTCGGCATCTGGACGGCGTCCATCGACAGCCACCTGAACGACCACGGCTATATCGTGCCGGGTCTCGGCGATGCGGGCGACCGCATGTTTGGCACGAAGTAG